One Leishmania major strain Friedlin complete genome, chromosome 5 DNA segment encodes these proteins:
- a CDS encoding putative glutaminyl cyclase has protein sequence MQHQSLAARRRGRRLARRGESAFWCSLLKRCLPCLPLRWKSVHATSRTRRILMGILLCLITTLIFLIGLLVCLTWKSNRSNTPLEPAAVQSTHAPRVPPEVGVHDPWAEDPVDVAVIRQREEAVVRKWKENGFRPTYWEVERRTLPRLTKRALESWFEHGRRAAASATAVDVAEDVLTAHAWDAVDGGDADADLFDSLAFLYPPAQQRQHYRAAMDAILRHGPRVGGTKRDALLHHLVDEGLGRRRYDAARHAYHPAPPHLSPRGKELLEKAAASWPDAPHLAAAPQDDVAGREPGWRWSLSWDNFTADIPIRIDGSSRVEMQNLVFQFPGGLQFRRKQAAAASAAATGAKDALDEFVGGVPNRRRTRADDRKDVLEAEYHPADMTGETVYTQENFLQWAQDGVPFNPRPALVRGVPGTRVVLSPDAKGARVPLKPSLSAPAAEPATQQPVKHAVLAAHWDSKYFADIPFLAACDSAMPVVFLLRTIKNIAVLTDVAEALTESYKAERSGVVGGDASAAVPGLTSTFRNATTEAEVRERLASLLSPAHHALLYQYFFARPYSIGGEQQNFVAAGIRNHPTKVEVDVRTWLDWVQHLPIISVILFDGEEAYKHWSGDDNTYGSRHLAQRWRSTPSVMRSRHTDGPQSLYDSVDLFALYDLMGPAGTTFRNMYPTQSGIFYAGLSQREWELRHRAMQHSSAISAELLWRYDEATALPPAEAREKADPFLRLLGPSPHEAVASLNAAYTRRLLANNASRPSVASLPRSWLMYGSPHEMLTLHSVARTTHDVRFVENFDQLRVYDRLDREIAAESSFDAERYLNTINHNIFFSPSQQEDLRRNRDVFVADDDHKHWLDTQRVLHLIPIPFPKSWHTANDNGSNVHDGTSTDLAGLLWSTVLELGDYWTRKE, from the coding sequence aTGCAACATCAATCTCTGGCGGCTCGGCGGCGGGGCCGCAGGCTGGCCCGCAGGGGCGAATCTGCGTTTTGGTGCAGCCTGCTGAAGCGGTGCCTACCCTGTCTTCCCCTGCGATGGAAGAGCGTTCACGCGACGAGCCGCACGAGGCGCATCCTCATGGGCATCCTGCTCTGTCTCATCACCACCCTCATCTTCCTCATCGGTCTTCTGGTGTGTCTCACCTGGAAGAGCAACCGCAGCAACACCCCACTCGAGCCTGCCGCGGTGCAGTCGACGCACGCGCCTCGGGTGCCACCAGAGGTGGGTGTGCACGACCCTTGGGCCGAAGACcccgtcgacgtcgccgttaTCCGGCAGCGGGAGGAAGCGGTGGTTCGGAAGTGGAAAGAGAACGGCTTCCGCCCTACCTACTGGGAGGTCGAGCGCCGCACCCTACCGCGACTAACGAAGAGGGCCTTGGAGTCGTGGTTTGAGCACGgcaggcgcgcggcggcgtcggccacGGCGGTGGATGTTGCAGAGGATGTACTGACGGCGCATGCCTGGGACGctgtcgacggcggcgacgcagacgcTGACCTCTTCGACAGCCTCGCCTTTCTCTACCCAccagcgcagcagaggcagcactACCGCGCGGCGATGGACGCGATTCTGCGCCATGGCCCTCGAGTTGGAGGCACGAAGCGCGACGCCCTTCTCCATCACTTAGTCGATGAAGGACTCGGACGTCGACGGTACGACGCTGCACGGCACGCCTACCAcccagcaccgccacaccTCAGCCCGCGTGGGAAGGAACTGCTGGAGAAAGCAGCCGCCTCGTGGCCAGATGCACCGCATctggctgccgcgccgcaaGACGATGTTGCGGGCCGTGAACCGGGGTGGCGATGGTCTCTGAGCTGGGACAACTTCACGGCCGATATTCCAATACGCATCGATGGCAGCTCGCGTGTCGAGATGCAGAACCTCGTCTTTCAGTTCCCCGGTGGGTTGCAGTTCCGTCGCAAGCAggccgcagccgcatcagcggcagcaactgGCGCGAAGGATGCACTCGACGAGTTCGTCGGCGGCGTGCCAAACCGCCGGCGCACCCGCGCTGATGATCGCAAGGACGTACTCGAAGCTGAATACCACCCGGCCGACATGACAGGAGAGACCGTCTACACACAGGAGAACTTCCTGCAGTGGGCACAGGACGGCGTCCCGTTTAACCCTCGCcctgcgctggtgcgcgggGTGCCCGGCACGCGGGTCGTCCTGTCCCCGGATGCGAAGGGGGCGCGGGTGCCGCTGAAGCCGAGTCTGTCCGCGCCGGCCGCCGAACCGGCGACGCAACAGCCCGTGAAGCACGCCGTGCTTGCCGCGCACTGGGACTCGAAGTACTTCGCAGACAtccccttcctcgccgccTGCGACTCCGCCATGCCGGTGGTGTTCCTCCTGCGGACCATCAAGAACATCGCCGTTTTGACGGATGTGGCGGAGGCGTTGACGGAGTCGTACAAGGCTGAGCGGTCTGGCGTAGTGGGCGGCGACGCATCCGCCGCCGTTCCCGGGCTCACGAGCACGTTCCGCAACGCCACGACGGAGGCTGAAGTGAGAGAGCGGCTGGCGTCACTCCTCTCACCAGCCCATCATGCGCTCCTGTACCAGTACTTCTTCGCGCGCCCCTACAGCATCGGCGGTGAGCAGCAGAACTTTGTAGCGGCGGGTATACGAAACCATCCGACAAAGGTGGAGGtagacgtgcgcacgtggcTGGACTGGGTGCAGCACCTGCCCATCATCTCCGTCATCCTCttcgacggcgaggaggcgtaCAAGCACTGGTCCGGGGACGACAACACGTATGGGTCGCGGCACCtagcgcagcggtggcgcagcaccccCTCCGTGATGCGGTCGCGCCACACTGACGGCCCGCAGTCCCTCTACGACTCGGTCGACCTCTTCGCTCTCTACGACCTCATGGGCCCGGCAGGGACGACGTTCAGGAATATGTACCCGACGCAGAGCGGCATCTTCTACGCGGGGCTATCGCAGCGCGAGTGGGAGCTTCGCCATCGAGCAATGCAGCACAGCTCGGCAATCTCCGCGGAGCTCCTGTGGCGGTACGACGAGGCCACCGCATTGCcgccggcggaggcgcgcgagaAGGCAGACCCctttctccgcctcctcggcccCTCACCACATGAAGCAGTCGCATCCCTCAACGCTGCCTACACGCGACGCCTGCTGGCAAACAACGCATCGCGCCCGTCAGTGGCGTCACTCCCGCGGTCGTGGCTGATGTACGGTTCGCCGCACGAGATGCTCACGCTGCATAGCGTCGCTCGCACCACCCACGATGTCAGGTTCGTGGAAAACTTTGATCAGCTGCGGGTATACGACCGGCTGGACCGGGAGATTGCCGCCGAGAGCAGCTTCGATGCGGAACGTTACCTGAACACCATCAACCACAACAtcttcttctctccttctcaACAGGAGGACCTGCGCCGCAACCGAGACGTCTTCGTCGCTGATGATGACCACAAGCACTGGCTGGACACGCAGCGGGTGCTGCATCTTATTCCCATCCCGTTCCCCAAGTCATGGCACACGGCGaacgacaacggcagcaacGTGCACGATGGAACGTCGACGGACCTGGCAGGGCTGTTATGGTCTACGGTACTAGAGCTGGGCGACTACTGGACGCGTAAAGAATGA
- a CDS encoding putative dipeptidyl-peptidase III, whose translation MSHNTLYITPRAVPYCILSIANAFKDLTPKQRHYAHHMMAAGWCGAPVVAEQLSPESLPLLRLFFKVLSAQPLDTFKANSVNAGVDPDEVDQFLEYFAMVYSNMGNYISFGDTKFVPSIPKERFAKIVASADGSPAVDAQLLDAIYNLDDDKLTLDFPPKGLTRYYSPNVTREDAAVANDFLASKKMDGVNTRVFKEEDGSLVIRVAAATERTVPAEKFNGRTIAIYYGDYKEEMARVVAELRKAQPYAENETEVRMLNHYIEHFQYGDVEAHKESQKEWVRDVGPTVETNIGFIESYRDPSGVRAEWEGFVAVVNKEQSKMYGALVAQGEKFIAQLPWGKAFEKDVFSSPDFTSLDVLGFASSGIPAGINIPNYDDIRQTVGFKNVYLSNVVSAMTFKDKLNYITEADWELYKASILAATSVNVGIHELLGHGTGKLLSENSDGTFNFDEKTVDPLSGKPVATWYKPGDTYSSVFGGLGSSYEECRAEAVSLYLCLLPELLEIFNIQTAKEQQDVIYVCWLNMVRAGLVGLEFYTPEKQQWRQAHMRARFCILQALARAPNPIVQITENAKEGVLITLDRERIATDGRQAIGDLLVNLNVNKATADAKRGSAYFENMTVVSDQYVHYRDIIMARRKPRKQYVQPHTFISGDTVEVLEFAGSVEGVVESFVTRHREIPL comes from the coding sequence ATGTCGCACAACACGCTTTACATTACCCCTCGCGCGGTACCTTATTGCATCCTATCCATCGCCAACGCCTTCAAGGACCTGACCCCGAAGCAACGCCACTACGCCCATCACATGATGGCGGCGGGTTGGTGCGGCGCCCCGGTGGTGGCCGAGCAGCTGAGCCCCGAGtctctgccgctcctgcgTCTCTTCTTCAAGGTGCTCagtgcgcagccgctggaCACCTTCAAGGCGAACAGCGTCAACGCCGGCGTCGACCCCGATGAGGTGGACCAGTTCCTGGAATACTTCGCGATGGTCTACTCGAACATGGGCAACTACATCTCCTTCGGCGACACCAAGTTTGTCCCATCGATTCCGAAGGAGCGCTTTGCGAAGATCGTGGCGAGCGCGGACGGGTCTCCGGCGGtggatgcgcagctgctggacgccATCTACAACCTGGACGACGACAAGCTGACGCTGGACTTCCCTCCCAAAGGGCTTACGCGGTACTACAGCCCCAACGTCACCCGCGaagacgccgctgtcgcgaACGACTTCCTGGCATCGAAGAAGATGGACGGCGTCAACACACGCGTGTTCAAGGAGGAAGACGGCTCCCTCGTCAtccgcgtcgcggcggcgacggagaggacggtgccggcggagAAGTTCAACGGCCGCACCATTGCAATTTACTATGGCGACTACAAGGAGGAGATGGCCCGCGTCGTCGCagagctgcgcaaggcgcAGCCGTACGCGGAGAACGAGACGGAGGTGCGTATGTTGAACCACTACATCGAGCACTTCCAGTATggcgacgtggaggcgcacAAGGAGAGCCAGAAGGAGTGGGTGAGGGATGTGGGGCCGACGGTGGAGACGAACATTGGCTTCATCGAGTCGTACCGCGACCCCtccggcgtgcgtgcggagTGGGAGGGCttcgtggcggtggtgaacAAGGAGCAGTCGAAGATGTACGGCGCACTGGTGGCACAGGGTGAGAAGTTCATTGCTCAGCTGCCGTGGGGCAAGGCGTTCGAGAAGGACGTCTTCTCCAGCCCGGACTTCACCAGCCTTGACGTCCTGGGCTTCGCGAGCAGTGGCATTCCGGCCGGCATCAACATCCCCAACTACGACGACATTCGCCAGACCGTTGGCTTCAAGAACGTGTACCTGTCCAACGTGGTGAGCGCGATGACCTTCAAGGACAAGCTCAACTACATCACAGAAGCGGACTGGGAGCTGTACAAGGCGAGCATTCTCGCCGCGACCTCGGTGAACGTCGGCATCCACGAGCTGCTGGGCCACGGCACAGGCAAGCTGCTGTCGGAGAACAGCGACGGCACCTTCAACTTTGACGAGAAAACGGTGGACCCACTCAGTGGCAAGCCCGTCGCCACGTGGTACAAGCCCGGCGACACGTATTCGAGCGTGTTTGGCGGCCTTGGCAGCTCGTACGAGGAGTGCCGCGCTGAGGCGGTATCGCTGTACCTCTGCTTGctgccggagctgctggagatcTTCAACATCCAGACAGCGAAGGAGCAGCAGGACGTCATCTATGTCTGCTGGCTGAACATGGTGCGCGCCGGCCTGGTCGGGCTCGAGTTCTACACACcggagaagcagcagtggcgccaGGCTCACATGCGGGCGCGTTTCTGCATTCTCCAGGCGCTGGCGCGTGCACCGAACCCGATTGTGCAGATCACCGAGAACGCCAAGGAGGGCGTCCTCATCACACTCGACCGCGAGCGCATCGCCACAGACGGGCGCCAGGCGATTGGGGACCTGCTGGTGAACCTCAATGTCAACAAGGCGACGGCCGACGcgaagcgcggcagcgcctaCTTCGAGAACATGACGGTCGTGAGCGACCAGTACGTGCACTACCGCGACATCATCATGGCGCGCCGCAAGCCGCGCAAGCAGTACGTCCAGCCGCACACCTTCATCAGCGGGGAtacggtggaggtgctggagtTTGCCGGATCGGTAGAAGGGGTCGTGGAATCCTTCGTTACCCGACACCGCGAGATCCCGCTGTAG
- the MST gene encoding 3-mercaptopyruvate sulfurtransferase, which translates to MSAPAAAPKHPGKVFLDPSEVKDHLAEYRIVDCRYSLKIKDHGSIQYAKEHVKSAIRADVDTNLSKLVPTSTARHPLPPCAEFIDWCMANGMAGELPVLCYDDECGAMGGCRLWWMLNSLGADAYVINGGFQACKAAGLEMESGEPSSLPRPATHWPFKTAFQHHYLVDEIPPNAIITDARSADRFASTVRPYAADKMPGHIEGARNLPYTSHLVTRGDGKVLRSEEEIRHNIMTVVQGAGDAADLSSFVFSCGSGVTACINIALVHHLGLGHPYLYCGSWSEYSGLFRPPIMRSIIDDYGMCMQMQTPSLGDNPKANLDTMTLKVDGAPCERPDAEVQSAATHLHAGEAATVYFKSGRVVTIEVPAVPN; encoded by the coding sequence ATgtctgctcctgctgctgcgccgaaACACCCGGGCAAGGTGTTCCTGGACCCGAGCGAGGTAAAGGACCACCTTGCTGAGTACCGCATCGTGGACTGCCGGTACAGCTTGAAGATAAAGGACCACGGCAGCATCCAGTACGCGAAGGAGCACGTGAAGAGCGCCATCCGCGCCGATGTGGATACGAACCTCTCTAAGTTGgtgcccaccagcaccgcccgGCATCCGCTACCGCCCTGTGCTGAGTTTATCGACTGGTGCATGGCGAACGGGATGGCGGGAGAGCTGCCAGTGCTCTGCTACGATGACGAGTGCGGCGCCATGGGTGGATGCCGCCTGTGGTGGATGCTGAACTCTCTTGGCGCCGACGCGTACGTGATCAACGGCGGCTTTCAGGCCTGCAAGGCTGCGGGGCTGGAGATGGAGTCCGGCGAGCCCTCGTCGCTGCCAAGACCCGCAACGCACTGGCCCTTCAAGACGGCCTTTCAGCATCACTACCTTGTGGATGAAATCCCGCCCAACGCAATCATCACCGACGCGCGCTCCGCCGACCGCTTCGCCTCGACAGTACGACCTTACGCCGCAGACAAGATGCCAGGCCACATCGAAGGTGCGCGTAACCTCCCCTACACGTCGCACCTCGTGACACGCGGTGACGGCAAGGTGCTGCGCAGTGAGGAAGAGATCCGCCACAACATCATGACCGTCGTGCAAGGCGCGGGTGACGCGGCTGATCTATCGAGCTTCGTCTTctcctgcggcagcggcgtcaccgcCTGCATCAATATCGCCCTGGTGCACCACCTCGGCCTGGGCCATCCGTACCTCTACTGTGGCTCCTGGTCTGAGTACAGCGGCCTCTTCCGCCCCCCCATAATGCGCAGCATCATCGACGACTACGGCATGTGCATGCAAATGCAGACCCCTAGCCTCGGCGACAACCCGAAGGCAAACCTCGACACCATGACGCTGAAGGTCGACGGCGCGCCCTGCGAGAGACCCGATGCGGAGGTGCAGAGCGCCGCAACCCACCTCCACGCTGGCGAGGCCGCTACCGTGTACTTCAAGAGCGGCCGCGTCGTCACGATCGAGGTGCCGGCAGTGCCCAACTAA
- a CDS encoding putative NADH-ubiquinone oxidoreductase,mitochondrial, producing MRQGWLRSSAALLERVHGHLKDQDRIFTNLYNDFGTGIDAAERRGDWYRTKDILLKGHDWVINEIKASGLRGRGGAGFPSGLKWSFMPKKKQDDRPSYIVVNCDESEPGTCKDREIMRHEPHKVVEGALLAGFAMRARYGYIYIRGEFYNEWRSVEKAIHEAYEKGYLGKNACGSGWDFDLYTYRGAGAYICGEETAMIASIEGGQGKPRLKPPFPANVGLYGCPTTVTNCETVAVSPTIIRRGPQWFAQFGRKGNAGTKLFCISGHVNRPCTVEEEMSMPLRELLERHAGGVRGGWDNLLCVIPGGSSCPLIPKHICDDILMDYDALKEAQTGLGTAAVIVMDKSTDVINAIERLSQFYMHESCGQCTPCREGSPWLDKMMKRFVNGNAKKEEIYTLWDVSKQMEGRSICALGTAAAWPVQGLIRHFKPLMEERIERFWEANPHWGQPGSPWRRWKTHRYYTMQKGDRLNWDGKIVRNWN from the coding sequence ATGCGTCAGGGATGGCTCCGCTCATCCGCGGCGCTCTTGGAGCGCGTGCACGGCCACCTCAAGGATCAGGACCGCATTTTCACAAACCTGTACAATGACTTCGGCACCGGGAtcgacgcggcggagcgcCGTGGTGACTGGTACCGCACCAAGGACATCCTCCTCAAAGGCCATGACTGGGTGATCAACGAGATCAAGGCGAGCGGCCTTcgtggccgtggcggtgccggcttCCCGTCCGGACTGAAGTGGTCCTTCATGCCCAAGAAGAAGCAGGATGACCGCCCAAGCTACATCGTGGTGAACTGCGATGAGTCGGAGCCTGGCACGTGCAAGGACCGTGAGATCATGCGCCACGAGCCGCACAAGGTGGTGGAGGGTGCACTGTTGGCCGGCTTTGCGATGCGGGCCCGCTACGGCTACATCTACATCCGCGGTGAGTTCTACAACGAGTGGCGCTCGGTCGAGAAGGCGATTCACGAGGCGTACGAAAAGGGCTACCTCGGCAAGAAcgcgtgcggcagcggctgggACTTTGACCTCTACACCtaccgcggcgccggcgcgtaCATCTGCGGTGAGGAGACGGCGATGATCGCCAGCATAGAGGGTGGCCAGGGCAAGCCTCGCCTGAAGCCGCCGTTCCCGGCGAACGTCGGCCTCTACGGGTGCccgacgacggtgacgaaCTGTgagacggtggcggtgtCACCGACCATAATCCGCCGTGGCCCGCAGTGGTTCGCGCAGTTCGGCCGCAAGGGCAACGCCGGCACGAAGCTCTTTTGCATCTCCGGCCACGTGAACCGCCCGTGcaccgtggaggaggagatgagCATGCCTctgcgcgagctgctcgAACgacacgccggcggcgtgcgGGGCGGCTGGGACAACCTACTGTGCGTCATCCCCGGCGGCTCCTCGTGCCCGCTTATCCCAAAGCACATCTGTGACGACATCCTGATGGACTACGATGCGCTCAAGGAGGCGCAGACTGGCCttggcacggcggcggtgatcgTCATGGACAAGTCCACCGACGTGATCAACGCGATTGAGCGCCTGTCGCAGTTCTACATGCACGAGTCGTGCGGCCAGTGCACGCCGTGCCGCGAGGGCAGCCCATGGCTGGACAAGATGATGAAGCGCTTCGTCAACGGCAATGCCAAGAAGGAGGAAATCTATACCCTGTGGGACGTGTCCAAGCAGATGGAGGGCCGGTCCATCTGCGCACTtgggacggcggcggcgtggccggTGCAGGGACTCATCCGCCACTTCAAGCCCCTCATGGAGGAGCGCATCGAACGCTTCTGGGAGGCGAACCCGCACTGGGGACAACCTGGCTCTCCGTGGCGCCGCTGGAAGACGCACCGCTACTACACAATGCAGAAGGGTGATCGTCTCAACTGGGACGGAAAGATTGTGCGCAACTGGAACTAG
- a CDS encoding methyltransferase-like protein, translating into MKYVAVFASSASLADFRLPEFQFVAATLGVPITFLDDKIPWVAGGGDTFWFSVFESPASRSELKALAERCALLRGVYTLFETAPTLEDLYVCLEERHGSAPGSAGPSLASSPTTAATAFVGEDETTHLTSSTYSYQVETIGKKYSADAKRAVAEAVLKRVPRAGEVEWRQPGRAYYVFLQHAVENPPPGAQGWVSNGPLLRVFHCRLCVESSRSALLATYDLRKRPYIGTTSMPPEESLMMVNMSGVCRGHYVYDPFCGTGSLLIAAAHYGARTFGSDADGRAMRAGTEKGKTSPQMQQQRRLALAAYTEEQLCVLTEEERVLPSMITNFKLYRLPPPDRARMNFSAWPRTWHACAPHLGSGGIFDSIITDPPYGLREPRKRMETTAATIPTAAAAAASTEAGSDNAAKQQAVTFSAYPTHEVLLDLVMFAATYLVVGGHLTFWHPTTDHYTNDELPSHPSLSIVCDIMQRVSLKVVRRLIVLRKVMPVPKPPPSRESCAAKKSPDDLRVLMDATEIPDNADYMHYRAKRERKRQAAHKYKASAGASSSPSTPAAGVDVGSGSDGGNRRGRKHSRLDGQEKIVANRQRNIELRAAKQAASHLANTAHKTVDHSRP; encoded by the coding sequence ATGAAGTACGTGGCAGTCTTTGCCTCCTCGGCGAGTCTGGCTGACTTTCGGTTGCCAGAGTTTCAGTTTGTAGCCGCCACACTGGGGGTCCCCATCACGTTTCTGGACGACAAGATCCCATGGGttgcaggcggcggcgatacGTTTTGGTTCAGCGTCTTCGAGTCGCCGGCGAGCCGTTCCGAGCTCAAGGCCCTCGCGGAGCGTTGCGCGCTGTTGCGCGGAGTGTACACGCTCTTTGAGACCGCACCTACACTGGAGGACCTCTACGTGTGCCTCGAAGAGCGCCATGGTAGCGCGCCAGGATCTGCAGGCCCATCTctggcctcctcccccaccaccgctgccaccgccttTGTCGGCGAGGACGAGACGACGCACCTCACGAGCTCGACATACTCCTACCAGGTAGAGACAATCGGCAAGAAGTACTCCGCGGACGCCAAGCGTgcagtggcggaggcggtgctgaagcGTGTGCCGCGCGCTGGCGAGGTCGAGTGGCGACAGCCGGGCCGCGCCTACTACGTATTCCTCCAGCACGCTGTCGAGAACCCGCCGCCTGGAGCGCAAGGATGGGTATCGAATGGGCCACTGCTGCGCGTCTTTcactgccgcctctgcgtcgAGTCCAGCCGCAGTGCGCTGCTCGCTACGTACGACCTGCGAAAGCGGCCCTACATCGGCACAACCTCCATGCCGCCGGAGGAGTCGCTCATGATGGTGAACATGTCAGGCGTGTGTCGCGGCCACTACGTGTACGACCCGTTCTGCGGCACGGGGAGCCTGCtcatcgcggcggcgcactacGGCGCTAGGACCTTCGGCTCCGACGCCGATGGACGGGCGATGCGGGCTGGCACGGAGAAGGGAAAGACGAGTCCAcagatgcagcagcaacgccgtctGGCGCTCGCAGCCTACACCGAGGAGCAGTTGTGCGTCttgacggaggaggagcgtgtGCTGCCAAGCATGATCACCAACTTTAAGCTGTACCGCCTGCCACCACCTGACAGAGCTCGCATGAACTTCTCCGCGTGGCCGCGGACGTGGCATGCCTGCGCGCCGCATCTCGGCTCCGGCGGCATCTTCGACAGCATCATCACGGACCCGCCGTACGGCTTACGCGAGCCGCGCAAGAGGATGGAAACGACGGCTGCCACCATcccaacggcagcggcagcggcggcttctACGGAGGCTGGCAGCGACAACGCCGCCAAGCAGCAAGCTGTCACTTTCTCCGCCTACCCCACccacgaggtgctgctggatcTCGTCATGTTCGCCGCCACGTACCTCGTCGTCGGAGGCCATCTCACCTTCTGGCACCCCACCACCGATCACTACACGAACGACGAGCTACCCAGTCACCCGTCCCTGAGCATTGTGTGCGACATCATGCAGCGGGTGTCGCTCAAGgttgtgcgccgcctcatcGTTCTACGAAAGGTCATGCCGGtgccgaagccgccgccgtcgcgcgaATCCTGCGCCGCGAAGAAGTCCCCAGATGACCTGCGTGTGCTCATGGACGCAACGGAGATACCGGACAACGCAGACTACATGCACTACCGCGCCAAGCGCGAGCGGAAGCGCCAGGCAGCGCACAAGTACAAGGCGTCCGCaggcgcctcctcttccccctccacccctgcGGCAGGGGTGGatgtcggcagcggcagcgatggaggcAACCGGCGCGGTCGAAAGCACAGCCGGCTGGACGGGCAGGAGAAGATTGTGGCAAATCGGCAGCGCAACATCGAGCTGCGGGCGGCGAAGCAGGCGGCCTCGCACCTCGCGAATACGGCGCACAAGACGGTCGACCATAGCCGACCGTGA
- a CDS encoding stomatin-like protein, which produces MLRRGIVLLQYGAQGASYPINSAPQEHPSGGSASSRMMMQRSQKMLLDPASFIERPPRNTLFNIVPQGHEYVVERLGRYHRTLDSGWWVVVPFIDKIRYNYNVKEQGIEIPNQSAITSDNVMVEIDGVLFLKIVDSCKASYNIENPVFNLINLAQTTMRSEIGRMSLDSLFRERASLNQSTVEVLRREANEWGIECKRYEIRDIVVSELVRRSMDLQAEAERKKRKLILESEGESTATINRANGMKIAQQCVADAEKYTAERQSEGAAAAIRVKAAAVSDNISIVSDAIEKAKHSNEAISLRVAESYIEKFGELAKESNTVVMSQPVSDPAMFATQALSVFNTVATSAAKRSPPTGK; this is translated from the coding sequence ATGCTTCGTCGTGGAATTGTACTTCTTCAGTACGGAGCTCAAGGTGCCTCGTATCCCATCAACTCAGCCCCTCAAGAGCACCCTTCGGGAGGCAGCGCTTCCTCCCGTATGATGATGCAGCGCTCGCAGAAAATGCTGCTTGACCCTGCCTCTTTTATTGAGCGCCCACCACGAAACACCCTTTTCAACATTGTCCCGCAAGGCCACGAATACGTCGTGGAGCGACTTGGTCGCTATCACCGCACACTGGACTCTGGATGGTGGGTGGTGGTACCCTTCATCGATAAGATTCGCTACAACTACAATGTGAAGGAGCAGGGTATCGAAATTCCAAACCAATCAGCAATCACATCTGACAATGTGATGGTGGAGATTGACGGCGTTCTCTTCCTCAAGATCGTGGATTCGTGTAAAGCCAGTTACAATATTGAGAACCCCGTGTTCAACTTGATTAACTTGGCACAAACAACAATGCGCAGCGAGATCGGGCGGATGTCGCTGGATAGCCTCTTTAGGGAGCGGGCAAGTCTTAACCAGAGCACTGTGGAAGTGCTTCGTCGTGAAGCAAACGAGTGGGGTATTGAGTGCAAACGCTACGAAATTCGAGATATTGTGGTGAGCgagctggtgcgccgctCGATGGATCTGCAGGCTGAGGCAGAGCGAAAGAAGCGCAAGCTCATTCTAGAGAGCGAAGGTGAGTCTACCGCGACGATCAACCGCGCTAATGGTATGAAGAttgcgcagcagtgcgttGCAGATGCTGAGAAATACACAGCTGAACGGCAGTcggaaggcgctgcagctgccatCCGAGTAAAGGCAGCTGCGGTGTCCGACAACATTTCCATCGTCTCCGACGCCATTGAAAAGGCGAAGCACAGCAACGAGGCCATCTCTCTCCGTGTGGCGGAAAGCTATATTGAGAAGTTTGGCGAACTGGCAAAAGAATCCAACACAGTGGTTATGTCTCAGCCAGTGAGTGATCCTGCGATGTTTGCGACCCAAGCGCTCTCCGTGTTCAACACTGTCGCCACCTCTGCAGCTAAGCGTTCGCCGCCAACCGGAAAGTAG